A genomic window from Winogradskyella sp. J14-2 includes:
- a CDS encoding glycoside hydrolase family 2 TIM barrel-domain containing protein, whose product MINKLLRLFVVLTFTNIAFAQSDFVSVESNSEGQRLMVNGKPFIINGMNWDYVPIGTNVVDAEFYKKSDDIIKAGLDAEMALLQNMNVNVIRQYTGVPAKWIRYIYENYGIYTMLNDSFGRYGLTIDGVWTPITDYKDKRTKELLLSEITNMVTEYKNTPGILMYLIGNENNYGLFWQGAETEDFPDGEEKINAVGQLRGRPMYQLMNEAAKAMKDIDPNHPVAICNGDLLFLDIIAEECPDVDIYGTNMYRGESFGDAFERVKNEYGKPIMFTEFGSDAFNAIENREDQKMQAYYMKSNWKEIYENAAGLGKANNSLGGFTFQFSDGWWKAGFDDRKDADTHQTESTWNAGGYKWDEAYPGANNMNEEWFGICAKGPTNERGLYTLYPRAAYYALKDAHSLDPYAEGVTLEFIDNYFNNINLMDAVLRARGDKAALGGNESEKIRLSRLTAQFTTFNTGGSLITTPETADQSQNTFPNQLGFDHMQSYFVGIEGKPNASMRVEATFNILGNVADNPINEIFYENVNRPYTIQDPNTGENVTVTDNNRVRLYQAEFEWNHKDFDLRGFYRTGHYHWAYEGDFFNLYPEANYGPNLDIYNGEILGVEIDAKGELEGLKAAFGPQLWWGANPTALLKYQRSFGKWDITGIYHRDLNTDLEFDESGRRVLDANQVRSGIIPPWPTERATLVVEREVGKFNITVGGIWGGNPLNGSTFQDINDNNQVVEDQIKSSDNWGGKAKIMYQGGRFNWYGQASYMGVVANGGADQTQTFTGWRLRDSGSGNMVNALTGFTYSVGDFQIAPNFMYQEPLVDPIPNNFGGPARLRNFIDDPFAVRNGNREMFGSEILLTYDPTPGTWMYQWDNDRAEDAKFAMNLGFVYRRLPTTMDAHIGFLADRTFFAFPNSAPAEDLWEIHSRMVSKLSPDLGIIGNLYYGNGQGNGDSDRTITRFGADIRAIYKKNMLQAHVKVNDWGPFDYHRDFNLTFPLQLMLDLSTSLGKPDWFILPSTTIGIRGTWRSLNEFSPRYSPLATPQNSTNPNAPPILSPTGFPNGSEWEIRTYVHINIGK is encoded by the coding sequence ATGATAAACAAGCTTTTAAGATTATTTGTGGTGCTCACATTCACAAACATCGCTTTTGCACAATCAGACTTCGTGTCGGTTGAAAGTAATTCAGAAGGTCAAAGATTAATGGTAAATGGGAAACCATTTATTATTAATGGGATGAATTGGGATTACGTACCAATAGGTACTAATGTTGTCGATGCAGAATTCTATAAAAAATCAGACGATATTATTAAAGCAGGCCTCGATGCAGAAATGGCACTTTTGCAAAACATGAACGTCAATGTTATAAGGCAATATACTGGTGTACCAGCAAAATGGATAAGATACATTTACGAAAACTATGGCATTTACACAATGTTAAACGATTCATTTGGACGATATGGACTCACTATCGATGGTGTATGGACTCCAATTACAGACTATAAAGACAAACGCACAAAGGAACTATTGCTATCAGAAATAACAAATATGGTAACCGAATATAAAAATACTCCAGGTATTTTAATGTATCTCATCGGTAACGAAAACAACTATGGTCTCTTTTGGCAAGGTGCAGAAACTGAAGACTTTCCAGACGGTGAAGAAAAAATTAATGCGGTAGGACAACTCAGAGGAAGGCCAATGTACCAATTAATGAATGAGGCCGCAAAAGCCATGAAGGACATAGATCCAAATCACCCTGTTGCCATCTGCAATGGTGATCTTTTGTTTTTAGACATAATAGCCGAAGAATGCCCAGATGTAGATATATACGGTACTAACATGTATAGAGGCGAATCTTTTGGAGATGCTTTTGAGCGCGTAAAAAACGAATATGGAAAGCCCATAATGTTCACAGAATTTGGTTCGGATGCTTTTAATGCTATTGAAAATCGTGAAGACCAAAAGATGCAAGCTTACTACATGAAATCAAATTGGAAAGAAATTTATGAAAATGCGGCAGGTTTAGGTAAAGCAAATAATTCCTTAGGAGGTTTTACATTTCAGTTTTCTGACGGCTGGTGGAAAGCTGGTTTCGATGACCGAAAAGATGCAGACACGCATCAAACAGAATCCACATGGAATGCTGGTGGTTATAAGTGGGATGAAGCCTATCCTGGCGCCAATAACATGAATGAGGAGTGGTTTGGTATTTGTGCAAAAGGACCAACAAATGAAAGAGGCTTGTACACCCTTTATCCCAGAGCAGCATACTACGCTTTAAAAGATGCACATAGTTTAGATCCTTATGCAGAAGGAGTAACTCTAGAGTTTATAGATAATTATTTTAATAATATAAATTTAATGGATGCTGTGCTAAGAGCAAGAGGTGATAAAGCTGCTCTTGGTGGAAATGAGTCAGAAAAAATAAGGCTAAGCCGTTTAACAGCACAGTTTACAACCTTTAACACTGGCGGAAGTTTAATAACCACTCCAGAAACGGCAGATCAATCACAAAATACATTTCCAAACCAATTAGGTTTTGACCACATGCAATCTTATTTTGTTGGTATAGAAGGTAAACCTAATGCAAGTATGAGAGTAGAAGCCACATTCAATATTCTTGGTAATGTAGCTGATAACCCGATTAATGAGATTTTTTATGAAAATGTAAATAGACCTTATACCATACAAGACCCAAACACGGGAGAAAATGTTACCGTAACAGATAACAATAGGGTTAGACTGTATCAGGCAGAGTTTGAATGGAATCATAAAGATTTCGACTTAAGAGGGTTTTATCGTACGGGTCACTATCACTGGGCTTATGAAGGGGATTTCTTTAATCTTTATCCAGAAGCAAATTATGGTCCAAATTTAGATATTTACAATGGAGAGATCCTAGGCGTAGAAATAGATGCTAAAGGAGAATTAGAAGGTCTTAAGGCTGCATTTGGCCCTCAATTATGGTGGGGAGCAAACCCAACAGCTTTATTAAAATACCAACGCAGTTTCGGAAAATGGGACATAACTGGTATTTATCACAGAGATTTAAACACAGATTTAGAGTTTGATGAAAGTGGCCGTCGTGTACTCGATGCAAATCAAGTTCGAAGTGGTATTATACCACCATGGCCTACAGAAAGAGCAACACTAGTTGTGGAGCGCGAAGTTGGTAAGTTTAACATTACTGTTGGTGGTATCTGGGGAGGCAACCCACTAAACGGTAGTACATTTCAAGATATAAACGACAATAACCAAGTAGTTGAAGACCAAATTAAAAGTAGCGATAATTGGGGAGGTAAAGCTAAAATTATGTATCAAGGTGGACGCTTTAACTGGTACGGACAAGCCTCTTACATGGGTGTAGTGGCCAATGGTGGGGCAGATCAAACACAAACTTTTACAGGTTGGAGGTTAAGAGATAGTGGCAGTGGTAACATGGTTAATGCTTTAACAGGATTCACGTACTCAGTTGGTGATTTTCAAATAGCACCAAATTTTATGTACCAAGAGCCATTAGTAGATCCTATTCCAAATAACTTTGGTGGTCCGGCTAGACTACGCAATTTCATAGACGATCCATTCGCCGTAAGAAATGGAAATAGAGAAATGTTTGGTTCTGAAATTTTACTCACGTACGACCCTACACCAGGTACATGGATGTATCAATGGGATAACGATAGAGCTGAAGACGCAAAGTTTGCCATGAATTTAGGTTTTGTGTATCGTCGCTTACCGACCACAATGGATGCTCACATCGGGTTTCTTGCCGATCGTACTTTTTTTGCTTTTCCAAATTCAGCACCTGCAGAGGATCTTTGGGAAATACACTCAAGAATGGTGTCTAAATTAAGTCCAGATCTCGGTATTATTGGTAACTTATATTACGGTAATGGACAGGGTAACGGCGATTCAGACCGAACCATTACGCGTTTTGGCGCAGATATTAGAGCCATATACAAAAAAAACATGCTTCAAGCTCACGTAAAAGTTAATGATTGGGGACCGTTTGACTACCACAGAGATTTTAACCTTACATTTCCTCTGCAATTAATGTTAGATTTATCGACATCATTGGGTAAACCAGATTGGTTTATATTACCTAGTACAACAATCGGAATAAGAGGAACATGGAGGTCTTTAAATGAATTTTCTCCAAGATACTCGCCGTTAGCAACTCCTCAAAATTCTACTAATCCCAATGCACCTCCAATTCTAAGTCCAACAGGATTCCCAAATGGTTCAGAATGGGAAATACGAACGTATGTACACATCAATATAGGAAAATAA
- a CDS encoding family 16 glycosylhydrolase, whose translation MDLKFLNKTSFYAIGVLLTTSFLGCDLDETQEVATLNNLVWEDNFDVDGTPDASKWIFEIGDGTAQGIPGWGNNELQYYTDRPENVSVENGVLQITARQEPFAGSSYTSARLITKGLFQQKYGRFEARIKLPTGQGLWPAFWLLGDDSNGDIWPQIGEIDIMEYLGDQPTQVFGTIHGPQFSGAESISKDYVLENDRFDAGFHIFGIEWSPNKINFYVDDKLYQTLTPRDVDEKTNGEGEWVFNDRPFYMILNVAVGGNLPGPPNAETMFPQSMYVDYVRVYN comes from the coding sequence ATGGATTTAAAATTTTTAAACAAAACAAGTTTTTACGCAATAGGAGTATTGCTAACAACTAGTTTTTTAGGATGTGATTTGGATGAAACACAAGAGGTTGCAACACTGAATAACTTAGTTTGGGAGGATAATTTTGACGTGGACGGCACACCAGATGCATCTAAATGGATATTCGAAATTGGTGATGGAACAGCACAAGGAATTCCTGGCTGGGGAAATAATGAGCTTCAATATTATACAGACAGACCAGAAAATGTAAGTGTTGAAAACGGAGTTTTACAAATAACCGCAAGACAAGAGCCATTTGCTGGTTCTAGCTACACATCGGCTAGGTTAATAACCAAAGGACTATTTCAGCAAAAGTATGGTCGTTTTGAAGCAAGAATAAAATTACCTACAGGGCAAGGTTTATGGCCTGCTTTTTGGCTACTTGGCGACGATAGCAATGGTGATATTTGGCCTCAAATTGGCGAAATAGACATCATGGAATATCTAGGCGACCAACCAACTCAAGTATTCGGTACCATCCATGGACCACAATTCTCAGGAGCAGAATCTATTTCTAAAGATTATGTTTTAGAAAACGACCGTTTCGATGCAGGTTTTCACATTTTTGGGATAGAATGGTCACCAAATAAAATCAATTTTTATGTAGATGATAAATTGTACCAAACCTTAACACCTAGAGATGTTGATGAAAAAACTAATGGAGAGGGAGAATGGGTCTTTAATGACCGTCCGTTTTACATGATTTTAAACGTTGCAGTAGGCGGAAATTTACCTGGTCCGCCAAACGCCGAGACAATGTTCCCTCAAAGTATGTATGTAGATTACGTTAGAGTTTATAACTAA
- a CDS encoding PKD domain-containing protein: protein MNTFNLRISKLLLVVFAFTTLACEDNESGVELIGLEARFTTELNLRTVSFNNISNDATSYLWDFGDGTSSILLNPIKTYQNGTYTVSLTAFNDNGDADVFEKTLIIDVAICDDEMAENIDPANGNINWTFLSTDSTATFDAFGNIGGSIVANPYFENDTNTSCNVYKYEKISGCETWSGVGVELNTALDFSVSNADKVFKMKVFAENQLTEVTLRLERLPFPNTEPSHDRVATITQLGQWQELTFDFSDVNTGTYKSMIIYFERNAPCDGDVYYFDDILQQ, encoded by the coding sequence ATGAACACATTTAATTTAAGGATTTCTAAATTACTCTTAGTGGTATTTGCATTTACGACCCTAGCCTGTGAAGATAACGAAAGTGGTGTAGAATTAATTGGCTTAGAAGCAAGATTTACAACCGAGCTTAATCTAAGAACCGTTAGTTTTAATAATATTTCTAATGATGCAACAAGCTATTTATGGGACTTTGGTGATGGCACAAGTTCTATACTTTTAAATCCGATAAAGACTTACCAAAATGGTACTTATACTGTATCTCTAACGGCATTTAATGATAATGGAGACGCGGACGTATTTGAAAAAACATTGATTATAGATGTTGCAATCTGTGACGATGAAATGGCTGAAAATATTGATCCTGCAAACGGTAATATAAATTGGACATTTTTATCAACAGATAGTACTGCCACCTTTGATGCATTCGGAAACATAGGTGGCTCAATTGTAGCTAATCCATATTTTGAAAACGACACTAATACAAGTTGTAATGTGTACAAGTACGAGAAAATTAGTGGATGCGAAACTTGGTCTGGTGTAGGAGTTGAACTAAATACAGCATTAGACTTTTCGGTCTCAAATGCTGATAAAGTGTTTAAAATGAAGGTTTTTGCAGAAAATCAACTCACTGAGGTAACCTTACGGTTAGAAAGGTTGCCATTTCCAAATACTGAGCCCTCGCACGATCGTGTCGCAACTATAACCCAATTAGGGCAATGGCAAGAGCTCACTTTTGATTTTTCTGATGTAAACACCGGAACATATAAAAGTATGATCATCTATTTTGAAAGAAACGCACCATGTGATGGTGACGTATATTATTTTGATGATATCCTTCAGCAGTAA
- a CDS encoding glycosyl hydrolase family 17 protein, whose amino-acid sequence MNKGKLIVYVLSIIFMMSCKNENKEASLTQIKTKVTAKDILGNPEYLAISYGGYREKTRDSQPTIAELKEDLKILSAMGVKLLRTYNVQPKLPHASNVLKAISELKTEDENFEMYVMLGAWIDCLNAWTDKEPNHNIESPNNAGEIKRAVALANQYPDIVKIIAVGNEAMVKWATSYYVQPEVILKWVKHLQDLKKQEKLPKDLWITSSDDFASWGGGEDKYHVEDLNELIKSVDFISMHTYPYHNTHYNPEFWGVPEAHTNMPDTTKIEMAMERALKFAQKQYDSVTNYMKSLGVNKPIHIGETGWATTSTGHYGPNGSKATDEYKQGLYYKLMRRWTKSAGISCFYFEAFNEQWKDAHNPNGSENHFGLFTIDGKAKYPIWDLVDKGIFDGLTRNGNTITKTYNGDKKALFKDVLVPPSEEEIMANR is encoded by the coding sequence ATGAATAAAGGAAAACTAATAGTATATGTTTTATCTATAATATTCATGATGTCTTGTAAAAATGAAAATAAGGAAGCGTCTTTAACTCAAATTAAAACAAAAGTGACAGCAAAAGATATATTAGGAAATCCAGAGTATCTGGCTATTTCTTATGGAGGCTATAGAGAAAAGACCAGAGATAGCCAACCTACAATTGCAGAATTAAAAGAAGATTTAAAAATTCTATCTGCAATGGGTGTTAAGTTGCTCAGAACATATAATGTTCAGCCAAAATTACCTCATGCATCAAATGTTTTAAAGGCTATTTCAGAACTAAAAACTGAAGATGAAAATTTTGAGATGTACGTTATGCTTGGTGCTTGGATTGACTGTCTAAATGCATGGACAGATAAAGAGCCAAATCATAATATAGAAAGTCCAAATAATGCTGGTGAAATTAAAAGAGCTGTGGCACTAGCAAATCAATATCCAGACATTGTAAAAATAATAGCTGTTGGCAATGAAGCTATGGTAAAATGGGCAACCTCTTACTACGTACAGCCAGAAGTTATCTTAAAATGGGTAAAACATCTTCAGGACCTAAAAAAACAAGAAAAATTACCTAAAGATCTTTGGATAACTAGCTCAGATGATTTTGCATCCTGGGGAGGTGGTGAAGATAAGTATCATGTAGAGGATTTAAATGAATTGATAAAGTCAGTAGATTTTATCTCCATGCATACCTATCCTTATCACAATACCCACTATAACCCAGAGTTTTGGGGAGTGCCAGAAGCACATACCAATATGCCAGATACAACTAAAATAGAAATGGCTATGGAACGTGCTTTGAAATTTGCTCAAAAGCAATACGACAGTGTTACCAATTACATGAAAAGCTTAGGTGTAAATAAACCAATTCATATAGGTGAGACAGGTTGGGCTACAACATCTACAGGACATTATGGTCCTAATGGTTCAAAAGCAACAGACGAATATAAACAAGGTTTGTATTATAAATTAATGCGAAGATGGACCAAAAGCGCTGGTATTTCTTGTTTTTATTTTGAAGCTTTTAACGAGCAATGGAAAGATGCCCACAACCCAAATGGATCAGAAAATCATTTTGGATTATTTACAATAGACGGAAAAGCCAAATATCCAATTTGGGATTTAGTTGACAAGGGAATTTTTGATGGATTAACAAGGAATGGTAATACAATAACGAAGACGTACAATGGCGATAAGAAAGCACTTTTTAAAGATGTTTTAGTGCCGCCATCTGAAGAAGAAATAATGGCAAATAGGTAA
- a CDS encoding glycoside hydrolase family 30 protein, whose protein sequence is MKALRISVYCLLIAAMSCNTQPEELKVEVLETSASGNQLTKVEPLAVDEEVDAMHVIRILPDQRFQTITGFGGAFTESSAYLLNKLSPKNRDLILKAYFSQEGANYSLCRTHMNSCDFSLGHYSYTPTEDKELKDFSVKEDMDDLIPMIKDAQAISKDGFKLFASPWTAPPWMKDNKDWVGGKLLPEYYPSWALFFSKYIEAYKDQGIELWGFTVENEPHGNGNNWESMHFTPEEMTDFVQHHLGPKLEADGYGDKIILGYDQNRAGIKEWVDVMYATEASSKYYDGTAIHWYESTYEVFPEDLQYAHNKAPDKYLIETEGCIDDEVPVWKDDAWYWKKEATDWGWKWASEKDKYLHPKYAPANRYARDIIGCLNNWVDGWVDWNMVLNKQGGPNWFKNWCIAPVIVDEVNDEVYFTPLYYIMTHFSKYIRPEAKVLGIDKTDNDIMATAVENPDGSVILVVFNENNEAKKFHLWLNGKRTTIYINRQAIQTIVM, encoded by the coding sequence ATGAAAGCGTTAAGAATTAGTGTTTATTGTCTTTTAATAGCAGCTATGAGTTGTAATACCCAACCAGAAGAGTTAAAAGTTGAGGTTTTGGAAACTTCAGCAAGTGGAAACCAATTAACTAAAGTTGAGCCTTTGGCTGTAGATGAGGAAGTTGATGCAATGCATGTAATAAGAATTCTGCCAGATCAAAGATTTCAAACTATTACAGGATTTGGAGGAGCATTTACAGAGTCGTCAGCATATTTGCTCAATAAATTGAGTCCAAAAAATAGAGATCTTATTTTAAAAGCTTATTTCAGTCAAGAAGGCGCAAACTATTCATTATGTAGAACACATATGAACTCTTGTGATTTTTCATTAGGCCATTATTCTTACACACCAACTGAAGATAAAGAGTTAAAAGACTTCTCTGTTAAGGAAGATATGGATGATTTAATCCCAATGATTAAAGATGCTCAAGCGATTTCTAAAGATGGGTTTAAATTGTTTGCTTCACCATGGACAGCACCACCATGGATGAAAGACAACAAAGATTGGGTAGGTGGTAAGTTATTGCCAGAGTATTACCCAAGTTGGGCACTGTTCTTTTCAAAATATATAGAAGCCTATAAAGACCAAGGTATAGAGCTTTGGGGTTTTACTGTAGAAAATGAACCTCATGGCAACGGCAACAATTGGGAAAGTATGCACTTTACACCAGAAGAAATGACTGATTTTGTTCAGCATCATTTAGGCCCAAAATTAGAAGCTGATGGTTATGGTGATAAAATCATTTTAGGTTACGATCAGAATAGAGCAGGAATAAAAGAATGGGTAGATGTAATGTATGCAACCGAAGCGTCTTCAAAATATTATGACGGAACAGCAATTCACTGGTATGAAAGTACTTATGAGGTCTTTCCAGAAGATCTTCAATATGCCCACAATAAAGCACCAGATAAATATCTTATAGAAACCGAAGGTTGTATAGATGATGAAGTGCCTGTTTGGAAAGACGATGCTTGGTATTGGAAAAAAGAAGCGACTGATTGGGGCTGGAAATGGGCATCTGAAAAAGATAAGTATTTACACCCTAAATATGCACCAGCAAATCGCTATGCAAGAGATATTATAGGTTGTCTAAACAATTGGGTAGATGGTTGGGTAGATTGGAATATGGTTCTAAACAAGCAAGGTGGCCCAAATTGGTTTAAAAACTGGTGTATTGCTCCAGTAATTGTAGATGAGGTAAATGATGAGGTATACTTTACGCCATTGTATTACATAATGACGCACTTCAGCAAGTATATAAGGCCAGAAGCTAAGGTTTTAGGTATAGATAAAACGGATAATGACATTATGGCCACAGCAGTAGAAAATCCTGATGGCTCCGTAATTCTTGTAGTATTTAATGAAAATAATGAAGCTAAGAAATTTCACCTATGGCTCAATGGCAAAAGGACTACTATATATATAAACCGACAGGCTATTCAAACTATAGTAATGTAG
- a CDS encoding MFS transporter, producing the protein MAEVKTAPRNKVPLGQKAAFGAGHLINNLIPGLLGVFVFILKTEAFGMDPALAGLIVGIPRLFDAITDPVMGYVSDNTSSKYGRRRPYIFIGAIFTGIVFAILWQVNENNTEMFNFWYLLIFSILLIFGNTIFSTPLIALGYEMTSDYKERTRLMSFANTIGQLAWMLVPFLYLLLPNKDLFSDTPAAVRTIALIAGAIIILLGVLPAFFCRGIDSSNMEGREDITFKSVLNSMGKIFQGIKLVLKNKPFVKLCVATFLVFNGYQIVAEFGLFIIAFYLFNGDFGEAGLWMTLFPAVTAAFTAFIAIPIINWMANKWGKKNAFIYATAISIIGYTLKWWGFDPDNVYMIFLPIPLMAFGMGCLFTLMMSMTADVCDLDELENGMPRKEGTFGAIYWWMIKVGQGIALVTSGFILKGLGYDSEASTQTASAIMGMRITDIALPVITAALAIWVMWKYSLSEERAREIKAELVERRGEL; encoded by the coding sequence ATGGCAGAAGTTAAAACAGCACCTAGAAATAAAGTGCCATTAGGGCAAAAAGCAGCTTTTGGTGCTGGTCATTTAATTAATAATTTAATACCAGGGCTTTTAGGTGTATTTGTTTTTATACTAAAAACAGAAGCTTTTGGTATGGATCCTGCTTTAGCAGGTTTAATTGTAGGAATACCTAGGTTGTTTGATGCAATTACAGATCCAGTTATGGGTTATGTCTCCGACAACACGAGTTCTAAATACGGAAGACGCAGACCTTATATTTTTATAGGCGCAATATTTACAGGAATTGTCTTTGCCATATTGTGGCAGGTTAATGAAAATAATACAGAAATGTTCAATTTTTGGTATTTGTTGATTTTTTCAATCCTGTTAATTTTTGGAAATACAATTTTCTCTACTCCATTAATTGCCTTGGGTTACGAAATGACATCAGACTACAAGGAAAGAACGCGCCTTATGAGTTTTGCTAATACAATAGGACAGCTAGCATGGATGCTTGTTCCATTTCTTTACTTATTACTTCCTAATAAAGATTTATTTAGTGACACTCCTGCTGCGGTAAGAACCATAGCTTTAATTGCTGGAGCAATTATAATTCTGTTAGGTGTACTCCCTGCTTTTTTCTGTAGAGGAATAGACTCTAGTAATATGGAAGGTAGAGAAGATATCACATTCAAAAGTGTACTCAATAGTATGGGAAAAATCTTTCAAGGAATAAAATTAGTTCTTAAGAATAAGCCATTTGTTAAATTATGTGTTGCTACATTCTTGGTTTTTAATGGTTATCAGATAGTTGCTGAATTCGGATTATTTATAATTGCGTTTTACTTATTCAATGGAGATTTTGGTGAGGCTGGCCTTTGGATGACCTTATTTCCGGCAGTTACAGCTGCGTTTACGGCTTTTATTGCCATTCCGATTATTAATTGGATGGCAAACAAATGGGGCAAAAAGAATGCTTTTATTTATGCAACAGCTATTTCGATAATTGGTTATACTTTAAAATGGTGGGGATTTGATCCAGACAATGTTTACATGATTTTCTTACCAATCCCTTTAATGGCCTTTGGTATGGGATGCTTATTTACATTAATGATGTCGATGACTGCAGATGTCTGCGACCTTGATGAACTAGAGAATGGAATGCCTCGTAAAGAAGGTACTTTTGGAGCTATCTACTGGTGGATGATTAAAGTTGGGCAAGGTATAGCTTTAGTAACATCAGGTTTTATCCTTAAGGGTTTGGGATACGATTCAGAAGCTAGTACTCAAACCGCAAGCGCAATCATGGGAATGCGTATTACAGATATTGCACTTCCTGTAATTACTGCTGCTCTGGCAATCTGGGTAATGTGGAAATATAGCCTATCAGAAGAAAGAGCAAGAGAAATTAAAGCTGAGCTTGTTGAGCGTAGAGGCGAATTATAA
- a CDS encoding glycosyl hydrolase family 17 protein: protein MSLRKEKFLALASIDYEGMSIEDLRKLFRKTLKSGMHGLCSSPYEEGQEPGDQLTESQIRRRLEIMTPYTKWIRSFSCTEGNELIPKIAKEMGMKTLVGAWLGDDAEINKNEIEGLIKLSKEGVVDIAAVGNEVMYRGDLTEEELLNKIHHVKNALKNTEIPIGYVDAYYEFQERPAITEACDIILANCYPFWEGCDLDYSLLYMKDMYQKALRAGNGKKVIITETGWPSEGTNLQGAFPSEENAIKYFINTQKWSKEEGIEIFYFSSFDESWKVGGEGDVGAFWGIWDKNENLKYC from the coding sequence ATGTCTTTAAGAAAAGAGAAATTTTTAGCGTTGGCATCTATTGATTATGAAGGAATGTCAATTGAAGACTTAAGAAAGTTGTTTAGAAAAACTCTAAAATCTGGTATGCATGGTTTGTGCTCTAGTCCTTATGAAGAAGGTCAGGAGCCTGGAGATCAATTAACAGAAAGCCAAATACGTCGCCGTTTAGAAATAATGACACCATACACTAAGTGGATACGATCGTTTTCGTGTACAGAAGGTAATGAGCTTATTCCTAAAATAGCAAAAGAGATGGGAATGAAGACTTTGGTTGGCGCATGGCTTGGTGATGATGCCGAGATAAATAAAAACGAAATAGAAGGATTAATAAAGTTAAGTAAAGAAGGAGTAGTTGATATTGCAGCCGTTGGTAATGAGGTAATGTATAGAGGAGATTTAACAGAAGAGGAATTATTAAATAAAATTCACCATGTTAAGAATGCTTTGAAAAACACAGAAATCCCTATAGGTTACGTAGATGCCTATTACGAGTTTCAGGAAAGACCAGCTATCACCGAGGCATGTGATATTATTCTTGCAAATTGCTATCCGTTTTGGGAAGGCTGTGATTTAGATTACTCTTTACTGTACATGAAAGATATGTACCAAAAAGCGCTGAGAGCAGGAAACGGTAAAAAAGTTATAATAACGGAGACAGGATGGCCTAGCGAAGGTACAAACCTGCAAGGTGCATTTCCATCAGAAGAAAATGCAATTAAGTATTTCATCAACACACAAAAATGGTCTAAAGAAGAAGGGATTGAAATCTTCTATTTCTCATCTTTTGATGAATCTTGGAAAGTCGGTGGTGAAGGAGATGTTGGAGCCTTTTGGGGTATTTGGGACAAAAATGAAAATCTTAAGTACTGCTAA